From the Diprion similis isolate iyDipSimi1 chromosome 1, iyDipSimi1.1, whole genome shotgun sequence genome, the window GTCTAGCTTGCGCGGTTTCGTACTTTCGTCACTACGAGCTTGCGAAAGGTACGGCCTTGGCGTCACGTGCATGCGAGAAAGCCACAGTTCAATTCGCCGGATTTTTAGTGAtgggatattttttattcgcccTCTTCATCCCCTTTGCCGGTtttataatttacaataatataaaGCTGCCGATGACTGCTTATTGATCCGGAGAAGTtaggattttcaaattatttagaCAGTTCAATGCCGATTGCGGTAAATTGTACTTTTTTCAGCCGCTAGTCGAATCATATTTTATACAGTTGACAGAAGCTTTTTGAGGTTGGGTCTGATACCAGACGAGATCATAGCAGACGATTCTGTGACCATACGCATTAAAACGTCAAGGCAGCGATGCTCCAGTAAAATAACGAGCTCGCTGTTTTGGCGTCCtcttgagaatttttagtGAAAGTAATGCggtagtgaaaaaatttaaattccttTTATAATTTAGAATCCACGCAAAGTAAAAACTTTCGCTCTAGCGTTGACGGAATAATGTAAAGACGGCTACCTGTGGGCAGATTTTTGCAATTAGTTCTTGGCGGGTAAGCGTAAGAACCACATTAACAATCCCGTAGCTTCTTTATCGGCGGAGAGGGTAACTGTCTTTGGTAGTCTTCGGTCAACGGTTCTGGCTTTTTCCTTTCCATATTGTAAAGAGGCAGTGAATCTACTATTATTGACTGGACACCACTGCAACGTTCTCGTTCACCgacaaataataaaagtgtAGACGCTAATAGCGTTGAATGAATTGAAGAGCATAACAATTTCATCTATTACCGACTGCGTTACACAAACTTTTATGCAATGTAATTGCAGATAATGTTGCAGATTTTCAACAACTGAGTTTTCAATTTGCTGCCAaagaataagataaaaaatgacaaaatgttCCTGTCAGTCTaatagaaaagtttttttaatttctgctgtttataaaaatattgtgaatGAAGGGTGCGATGTTTGTCTTTTTTCAGCACAAGTCTCGAGATTTCACGttgatcgattattttttttcttaagattAACAAATTATATGTATCTTCACTTGCCTTTACTCTTTGGATAATACGATCGCAGCGCCGCCAACGGCTGCGACCGGTTCGAGGGCTTGTTCATTGTACTCGAGTGCCAATCAAGCATTTTAAAGGCCATTTATACAGTTGCGTATTAGTCACAACAGGGTATAGTTTATGCTGTAAGTGAACctgaaattattatcgaatatcgcGTTTATACTCTCGGATTATAGTGACGACAGGTTAGTATGTCCTTAATCTTCTATTAGTTTTATTTACACCAATTCGTCCAGCGATGTAAAGTACAATTCTTTATCTGTTAATTCAgccatcaaattttcatcgttgtaTTATGTACACCCAGGATACAATTGAATATCTATGGCGTCGCGCAGTTGATAACTGACATGATATCTATTGTTATGTCTGTCTGAAGACGTCTGTATATAGCGCCTCACAATTTTCAACGTACTTCAATTTTACGCCGAGATGCAAATATAAGGCCTAATTAAAGGCTGTTCAGTGGTACCAGAAGTCCCGAAAATCTTGCAAATATCATGACGGTTTTAATCTGTTgctcaaatattttgaaatgtcTCTCAATACATGGGTTCATTTACGTTGCTCTTATCATTCACCATTCTGTCACTTAGTATTATTGCAAGTTTATTGAAACTAGATTTCTATTGCAACGTTATACTGCATTATCAAAATCACTTTAGCATCGATTCTCTTTGATATCACGTAACGAAAACTCTGACGTATACAAGTATAAGTCTGGACACTTGGGTGTATGAATTGTGCTTTTTAGCCACAAATTATAAGTGTGGATAAGGCTCAATTATTTACCACACACAtacaaataatgaaatttgatcaCTTCAGCCGATGTGCAAAAATGGTACCAAACTTAACACAAACGTAGAGAATTCCTAGGCAAACTACATTGTTTGACACTTGGTACTAATTTACAATGTATCTCACGCCTAATGTATTGTGTTCAATGGGCTAGTCTTTTGTtatgtgtaattatttttcaattcactcaAATCTAGCAAATGACATCAGTGTGACAGAGAATTTATATCTGTGGACTAAAAAACCAGTTCATTTGCTGAcgacaataaaatttcactaaaGAAATAAGCCTCAAAAATTCATAGTCTCgtatttgttgttgttttatctGCAGCTGGTCAAATGTATTTGGTGCTGATCCAATCACTGTGATTTTACATTTCCAGAATAGACATTTGTATATCGACAAGATTGAGAAGATGGAATTTTACAGGAAACTTGGTTGATAATTGCTCAAAGAACTTTTGTTAATTACAGGTGAATATCATGCAAATGCtggttgaaaaatagaaaagggTGCAACAATTAGAACGAATACAGTACTTTCATCAAAAAGgatattttccaagttttatCTTGTGAGTATAAACCTTAAGAGAGATAGTACAACGAAATCTTATCAAAACTGTTGCACGTCATTATAAAATAGTCATGTTCATGAAGattcttttcaaatattttacagcTTAAGTGGAAACCCAGGATCAGGAGATATAAAAAGTACCTTTTTAGCTGAAGTGAATCGGAGTGAATAGAAATTGCATACAGTCAGTGCCCTTACTAATATTATTTGAGGACTCAAACAGGTATGGGTAAAATACAATACATCCATAAGCAGCATCCCCAATCACCATAAAAATCTGAATCACTtctagaataaataaaagcaGCCTGAAACATTTATACACATTTATAGAGCAGACAGGAAATTAAACAAAacagttatattttttctcaaaactattATGATCTCTCCTTAAAATATGATTAGAATATCGtaatgcatatttttttaatagaagCAAATAGTTTTCTAGGTAATGATCTGAcctaaaataatttgatttatcTAAACTATATAAAGGTGGCTGGAAGTAATCAATAAATGCCATCATAATAATTTTCGAGATTTTTGGCCttgttccttctttttctctcgttaccacagttttttttttttttcagtttcactGCCAAAATGGTACAAACAGAAGGTCAAATAGCGTCAATGATTGTTCCCCGAGTATTCGAGatgatttacaaaaatttttacactacAGACTAAAGTATTAAATGGCAGCAAGTAGTTTACAACAATGCGACCatcacttgcaattattcGGTGGACGAAAAAATAACCAGACAGACCAGACAGACAGATAAAATGTACCAGCAAGGCGGCCAGTTATTTACCTGGACTTTGCTTTAAGGAAGCATTAtgcaacaatttatttttcctttgcGTCAGGCATCGGAAACACTTCCAAACTAGTCAACCCCCTCTGTCATGATTAGTCACACAATATTTAATATGAGATGATATCATTTATCAATGGCTCTCAGGGTAGTTTGGATGATATTAGTAAAGTACAAGGACTAGAATATACACAACAAAGCTTTGCCAAATTCttatacttttcaaatttcattaagtaataattaatacaatGCATTATGTTTGTGTGTTACAGCGAAGCAAGAGTCAGTTATGAATGGATGATGGAATCGACCACGTTGCATAGCAATTGAGTATTGATAACATCTGAATCATGTTGGAAACGAGGTGTAAGGTGTGGGTGAAACCATGACAAATTCCCACTTGGTCAAGAACTTTCTCAACATCACAGAATCACCGACCCTCACATAGGAGAGCCGGAGATTACTGAAAATTGAGAAGCCGTTACAATATGCTCTTCATTGTTGTAGATTGATTAAACCCTGGTGAAGCCATGGGTTCTGGTATATCCAGTGACAGTGACTCAAGTGCAACCGATGTTAAGAAGAAACGTGTCAAGACTATTAATAAGGTTAAGAGAGCTCGGAAAGAAATGCATCCATGTAAAGAATGTGCGGTGGTAGTAGAACGTTTGCCTGAAGAAGAACTGGGCAAGTTATTGGCAAGAAATGCGACGAAATCGAACGATGTGGCAAACTTTCACCGAAATAAATATGGTCGCTTTGTTATTTCAAGAAACCAGCAGCACACTGAAATATCTGAGGAACAAAATAGTCTGAAAGGAGAGGATTTGACGAGCTGTATAACTGATCCTAATTCTAAGataattacaagaaaaaaatcagaaaatcatGCAGCTAGTAAAGAACATATTGTAAAAGCAGAAAGGAAGAAGTCGCTCAACAAAAGTAAATCTCGCAGAAAACCTAACGCGAGCCATTGTCATAATAAATCGCACAAATTTCAACTGTCACTACACACCATAAAAAGGGATGGTGAAAATTCCACTAAACATCAAGATggtgaaaaatatgcaaatagCAATATTCCGCGAACTGAAAACATgcctaaaattgaaaatagtgaGGATAATTTAAAGgttaatgtaaataaagaatctgcaTCAAAAGGATTCAAGCTGTCTCTCAAGAGAACAGTAACTTCTACTGAAggtttttgtaataaaatctCACGGATTAAAGATCTCAGTGAGAAGCAAGACAGTGATTCTAATGATGAAGATTTTGAAAGTAAATTAAAGATTACTCCCAAGAGAAAATTACACAATTCCAAAAAGAATGAGGTAAATGTTTCTGAACTGAGAAAGCGTGCAAAAGTTGAATATGCACCGTGCAGTAATCGCCGATCAATTAATAAACCCAAACTCCAAGTTTGCAACAGAGATTTGAATCAAGAGAACACACTTGACCACCTACAAGTTAACTCTGATAGcagtcaaaatcaaaaaaatgatCATATTATTCCAAAGAAATCAtcccacctgaaaattttgcaagttGCAGTTAAAAGACTGAAGAAGCAAACTACGACTGCACCTAACAAAGCTGACCCAGTGGAGCCTTCGAATCAACACATAGAAACACATAAAACAGTTTGTAATAATCCGACTGATATTTCAACTGTCAAAGCAACAGATCAAGGTCAAAATAAGGCCAAAGAGACTAGGAATAGACTGATtacagattattttttcaaaattgataaaagCAATGTTTTGCCAGCAAAAACTGTGAAATCCTTGGAAGACAAAGTAATTGAGGATGCAGTATTgagaaagaaatggaaaattcacaaagatgTGATTATACCGTtaataaattgtaaagaaTTGAAAACATCTAAGTCGGGATATGTTGCCTCAGAAATTGAGAAACTGAATCAAAAATACTCcactttgtttgtttttggcAATCTCTCAAGTACAACTGTAAATACATCTCACTCACCCTACAAACAATCATCCACCAATTTCAGTGATGAGTCTTTGATAAGTGATAATGTAGTTAAGATTCTTCAAAACTCAGTTCACACTGTTACGGTTCCAATGGAAAGAAATGCATTGCCTATCAACTACAAACCTCcacatttcgaaaaatattcaccAGTAAAAAGTATAGAAGTTTCGTTGAATGACAATTCATCTACAATAAATTCTGAACCAGGATCAAGAGAAGCAGAGAAACCAGCAATTCGGATGGATCGTACAGATGATGTTTCTCCTCATTCCAAAGGCGAAAATAAACGAGATATGGATAAGGAACCGCCCCGTCTATCTCTGTTCACAAGTAATCACGAAATTAGAAATCATCTTAGTCAGACTTCAGAAAAATCATTCGAAGTAGCATCTACTCTTAAAATTCCATCATCCGTATCTCCAAAGAAACAAAGAACCAGACAATTAGTCCAACATAATCCAGAATTAAATAACACACAAGTTCCTGGGGTAGAAATCATTACTGGCGTACGAAAAGTGACTAAAACGCCAGAGAAAATTTGCACTGTGTCATTAACAAAAAACATAGATTTTTCGCTTCACACTGATGAAATGCGGAAAAAACTAAATAGTACGCCGTTACTCAGGAATAATTCTATGCATGCTATCAATCAGCCAGATACGTGTTCGGCTCATAGGTCGGAAACAAAACAGCCCAAAAAATCATACAAATCCGAACTGGCTAAAGAAAAAGTGACTAAAACATCTTTTCCTCTAAATGGCATGACAATTTTAAACCATTCCGTCCTGGATGATCGAGATAATTGGATGGACATGGGCGAGAGCAGTGATGACGGTGCAGCCAAAATTAATATAGCTGTGGATAATGGTGATACAGTGCAACAAAGCGAAAGTTTAGAAATACGTCCAAATCTCTGCATCACAGTAGCCAGCGAAACAGTACCTTGTAATAGCACAAAAAATATGCGAACTGATTCTCTTGCTATTAACGATCTTGCATGTACTattgaaaattgcaaagaTACAAATCCCAGCGGAGATATCAGACGCCCGGCTGAATGTCCCCGCAACTGTCCATCATTGATGAAAATTCTAGAATCAAAGAAAACTCAGTATCATTCGGCGCATCAACCTGCTTGCAAAACTATTGAAACTCGCTCAAGTGGAGAGGAAACATCATCTGGAAGTGGTATAATTGAGAAGAGAGATCACAATACACACCACAGCGAAACAGATTCTGATAATCTTACTGAAGAAATATCACTTAATGACAATTGTGTTGATGCATTTCCGTCCCTCTAcattgatgaaaatcttcaaccTTCTGATGTACAGGATATTCCTGTTATGGATACGGTAGAACAACTTGGGTCATCTGTTGACACGGATATAAGTGAATCTGATCCACTAGCTATGACACCTACAGAATCAAACATGTCAACTTCTAACGATTGTATCAGTAGTGTAGTGGCTGAAGTTGATCAAGCTGATGACAATACTGAATTAcctttgaaaaaagaatgtatTTTTTGCAAGAAGGCATTCAGATTCACATACAACTTGGGAAAACATTTATCAACGTTGCATGTAAGAGATACAAATAAGTCGTGTACCATCTGTGATAAAcaattgactgaaaaaaatgtgatcaaACATTATCTTGAACACTGTGGTTGCACAGAAATATGTGAGACTGGTGCCAGCGAATGCAGTATTTGtaccaaaaaattcaagaaaccaCGAGCTCTTAGCTATCACATGAGACATAAGCACGGTATTGCAAAACAACAGGGTAGTCCGAATACAGTATCGCAAACTTCTAAATCAAACACATGTACTATGTGCCGATCAACATATAACTCCGAAGAAGATTTGTTCTTGCACATGTTGACTCATACTGAAAAAGACTTGCAGGATACCTACGAAGTTGAAAAGGTTAAAAAACAGCTTGAATCAATTACGGATACTAGAGAAGtgataatttctgaaaatcaaGCCAGTGGCAATTCTGAGAGCAAAAATGCTAAACCTGAGGAACAAGTACCACCCAAACTCACAGGGACTAGTGATACTCCAACTGCATTGTCTTCTGCTGTTTCAACTTGTGAATTATCAATTTGCCTTTGCCATAAAGCTGAACGACTCGAAATGTCATGTGGTGTAATAATTGAACTTGCGATAGTGTGCAAACAgtgtaaaacattttttaaaacaagaaaatgcTTTAAAGATCATTACAACATTTCACCGTGTACATGGAATAGTTTGAGTGGAGTGACACCTGCAATGTTTTGCAATAAATATCGCGTTATTTTAAGTTCCCTGCAAGATATGCACTCGCACTTGAAGAAGCACAGTGACCTCAATTTAGAAATGCACATGTCGTTACTCTGTAAACATTGCaatgtattctttttttcaatcggaCCTCTATTTTACGAACATTGGTTCAATCACTGCAAGGATCCTCTATATATTGCTGATCATTGGGTATTTCCTAATAATACTAAAATAAAGATCGTCGAGCCGAATAGTAGAACAGATGGCAATAATGACGAACCCACTGAAAGTCTTTTCGTTGCTGATTATCAGTgtcattattgtaaaaaaccGTTTCGAACTCAAGTTGAGTTGAACAAGCACCTTATTTTTAACCACACATGTCATCAAAAAGTTGATTCTCCACCTCGAGTTAGTAAAATTATCAACTTGTGCTTTAAACTAATTTGCAGTATATGTAATAAAGATTTCGCTGACAAATCAAGATTTGATACTCATGTTGAAGAGCACAGAACCATCAAAGATTTACTACAAATTCCTAAAGACCTGTGTAAATCATCAGAAGGTAATCCGCTTTCTTGCAACATATGTAAAATCGAATATGACACAACAAAGGATTATGAAAATCACTTGATCAAACATGATAtaattcaggaaaaatttgtttgcaaTTATTGCGCACTCATGGTGGATAGTATTAAAGACTTCGAACATCATTCCACGGAACATAAAGGTACACCAGAAAAACCAGTTTCATGTAAAGTCATATTTGCTACAGCCAAGTTTCATTGTAAGACTTGTAAATTATGGTTTGATAATCAAGCTATATTGGATAAGCATTTTGCAACACATAGTAATTCGGTTAAATCAACTTCAGAACTTGTAGAAAAATCACCTGTAAAATCTGCGAGGGCTGTTGAGAAAACAAGCGTTGCCAATGAGACTAGTCAACAAGAATCGAATAGTCAAATTGATGACGCAAGCGCTGTCATTGAGGGAAATCAGCAAGAATTCGCCAACGATGTTGAGGAAACAAGCACTACCACTGAAACgaatcgacaagaatcaaCTAATCAAATTGATGACACAAGCGCGATTATTGAGAAGAATCAGCAAGAAACCATTAGTGGAGTTCAAGAAACAAGCAATACCGTTGAAACAAATCAGGAAGAATCAACTAACCAAATTGCCGATGCAAGTGCTATCGTTGAGAAGAATCAGCAAGAATCAACGATCGAAATCGAAGCAGGAAGTgctattattgaaaataatcagaaaaaatcgattaatcgagttgaGAAAACCATCGCTATCATTGAAAGAAATCCACAAGGATCAAACTACCAAATTGAACCTGATGCTTCCATTCCCACGCACAAAGATATCACTTCGGATAGCTCTAAAGTAATTCCCAGTGTGATAGACGTATCTGATGACTCGAATTGTACGAATGCTGAAATACTGCCCAGCGAGAAGAATGCACTAGAAGATTCAACCACAAAAAACTCTATGCTTAAGGAACAGCTTCCAAAATCGAGCGACGAAGAACCTAAGAAGTTATCATTCTTACGTGTTAAAGATTTAAAAGAACTTCTTCCATACACTTGTAGCAAATGCAAAGCTGAGTTTAATACGGAGGAGAATCTTAACAGTCATGATTGTAAAGAGTCGTTAAAAACACGGATTAGAGTTAGTTACATTTGTAAAACGTGTACAAAGATTGAATGCAATACTGTTGACGATTGGTACCAGCATATGATGACACACATCTCAATGCAATCTACCCCAAATTCTTCTGGCACTTGGGTGTGTGTACTTGACGGACCGCATGGGAAAAAGACCTTTATATGTACCATTTGCCACAATTACAGAACTCATTTCCTCAATGAAATAGAGGTTCATTTAATACGTAGTCACGCAGACGTCGCTGCTCCTCTTTTTAACTGCAAATTTTGTCCATCATTTAAAACTGACATAAAACCAGAAATGGAACGTCATTTAGCCGCTCATTTTCGAAGTCTAGAAACAACACCTACCTTAGCTACCTCAAATAGCACAATATATCCGTTTCATCAACTTGACAATTACATCAACTCTCactcaaattcatttttacctGTACGTGGATCAGATACTAACTCATCCGAACATctatcagtgaaaaattcaaacaactcCGAACAACCAAGTTTGGCAATTCCTTTTAATAAGGAGAGCAATAATACTCCACAACCTCTTTCAGTTTTGCACTCTAATAACTTTCAACAACCA encodes:
- the LOC124404443 gene encoding uncharacterized protein LOC124404443; its protein translation is MGSGISSDSDSSATDVKKKRVKTINKVKRARKEMHPCKECAVVVERLPEEELGKLLARNATKSNDVANFHRNKYGRFVISRNQQHTEISEEQNSLKGEDLTSCITDPNSKIITRKKSENHAASKEHIVKAERKKSLNKSKSRRKPNASHCHNKSHKFQLSLHTIKRDGENSTKHQDGEKYANSNIPRTENMPKIENSEDNLKVNVNKESASKGFKLSLKRTVTSTEGFCNKISRIKDLSEKQDSDSNDEDFESKLKITPKRKLHNSKKNEVNVSELRKRAKVEYAPCSNRRSINKPKLQVCNRDLNQENTLDHLQVNSDSSQNQKNDHIIPKKSSHLKILQVAVKRLKKQTTTAPNKADPVEPSNQHIETHKTVCNNPTDISTVKATDQGQNKAKETRNRLITDYFFKIDKSNVLPAKTVKSLEDKVIEDAVLRKKWKIHKDVIIPLINCKELKTSKSGYVASEIEKLNQKYSTLFVFGNLSSTTVNTSHSPYKQSSTNFSDESLISDNVVKILQNSVHTVTVPMERNALPINYKPPHFEKYSPVKSIEVSLNDNSSTINSEPGSREAEKPAIRMDRTDDVSPHSKGENKRDMDKEPPRLSLFTSNHEIRNHLSQTSEKSFEVASTLKIPSSVSPKKQRTRQLVQHNPELNNTQVPGVEIITGVRKVTKTPEKICTVSLTKNIDFSLHTDEMRKKLNSTPLLRNNSMHAINQPDTCSAHRSETKQPKKSYKSELAKEKVTKTSFPLNGMTILNHSVLDDRDNWMDMGESSDDGAAKINIAVDNGDTVQQSESLEIRPNLCITVASETVPCNSTKNMRTDSLAINDLACTIENCKDTNPSGDIRRPAECPRNCPSLMKILESKKTQYHSAHQPACKTIETRSSGEETSSGSGIIEKRDHNTHHSETDSDNLTEEISLNDNCVDAFPSLYIDENLQPSDVQDIPVMDTVEQLGSSVDTDISESDPLAMTPTESNMSTSNDCISSVVAEVDQADDNTELPLKKECIFCKKAFRFTYNLGKHLSTLHVRDTNKSCTICDKQLTEKNVIKHYLEHCGCTEICETGASECSICTKKFKKPRALSYHMRHKHGIAKQQGSPNTVSQTSKSNTCTMCRSTYNSEEDLFLHMLTHTEKDLQDTYEVEKVKKQLESITDTREVIISENQASGNSESKNAKPEEQVPPKLTGTSDTPTALSSAVSTCELSICLCHKAERLEMSCGVIIELAIVCKQCKTFFKTRKCFKDHYNISPCTWNSLSGVTPAMFCNKYRVILSSLQDMHSHLKKHSDLNLEMHMSLLCKHCNVFFFSIGPLFYEHWFNHCKDPLYIADHWVFPNNTKIKIVEPNSRTDGNNDEPTESLFVADYQCHYCKKPFRTQVELNKHLIFNHTCHQKVDSPPRVSKIINLCFKLICSICNKDFADKSRFDTHVEEHRTIKDLLQIPKDLCKSSEGNPLSCNICKIEYDTTKDYENHLIKHDIIQEKFVCNYCALMVDSIKDFEHHSTEHKGTPEKPVSCKVIFATAKFHCKTCKLWFDNQAILDKHFATHSNSVKSTSELVEKSPVKSARAVEKTSVANETSQQESNSQIDDASAVIEGNQQEFANDVEETSTTTETNRQESTNQIDDTSAIIEKNQQETISGVQETSNTVETNQEESTNQIADASAIVEKNQQESTIEIEAGSAIIENNQKKSINRVEKTIAIIERNPQGSNYQIEPDASIPTHKDITSDSSKVIPSVIDVSDDSNCTNAEILPSEKNALEDSTTKNSMLKEQLPKSSDEEPKKLSFLRVKDLKELLPYTCSKCKAEFNTEENLNSHDCKESLKTRIRVSYICKTCTKIECNTVDDWYQHMMTHISMQSTPNSSGTWVCVLDGPHGKKTFICTICHNYRTHFLNEIEVHLIRSHADVAAPLFNCKFCPSFKTDIKPEMERHLAAHFRSLETTPTLATSNSTIYPFHQLDNYINSHSNSFLPVRGSDTNSSEHLSVKNSNNSEQPSLAIPFNKESNNTPQPLSVLHSNNFQQPTPIISGGSLGNDLTPVLTADNSNNLQQPVPISSDSSSRNNLAPTKPVNSTNNFQIPVSISSLPTTSGDNVVPQFTLIGSFNNIQQPVPTIPINSNNSSLTYTPVQNSNAFELGVPFVPVTISENNLSSDQRINTSEWLSTIVQSCQNQSNNTPQFNGIANVVYRLPTPAANPLYSCSICQNYHCSTEQELKLHESLHQRTEYNAPSKKAYRCRLCKEYLYGSDDDLRAHVQTCPKSGKSQLPQNHIQPVEALASFKCKHCTQVFSSYNIYLRHINTFHTFLVLNQQQGNETQLRTRYPYSCPICTTGFLQETHLQAHIRQLHPNDQVVHPKVFHSQALFKCGICELLLVSEAALNAHMRSHNIINS